A stretch of the Erinaceus europaeus chromosome 23, mEriEur2.1, whole genome shotgun sequence genome encodes the following:
- the ILVBL gene encoding 2-hydroxyacyl-CoA lyase 2, which produces MEDPAIPASPGAVLAWLLVVCGALLTGLLGAAHRLGLLYRLRHQVDRDSPRHGGESVAAVLRAHGVRFLFTLVGGHVSPVLVACEKRGLRVVDVRHEATAVFAADAVARLSGTVGVAVVTAGPGLTNTVTAVKNAQMAQSPVLLLGGAASTLLQDRGALQAIDHLSLFRPLCKFCVSVRRVRDIVPTLRAAMADAQSGTPGPVFVELPIDVLYPYFMVRREMVPAKPPKGLMGRALSWYLENHLDDLFAGAWEPRPEGPLPVDIPKASAQQVQCCVEVLSRAKKPLLVLGSQALLPPTPADKLRAAVETLGVPCFLGGMARGLLGANHPLHIRQNRSAALKKADVVLLAGMVCDFRLSYGRALSRSSKVLIVNRDRREMLLNADMFWKPHTAVQGDVGLFLLELVSRLRGLAWAPDWAEELREADRQKEQAFREKAAQPVSRHLNPVRVLQLVEETLPADSVLVVDGGDFVGTAAHLLRPRGPLRWLDPGAFGTLGVGAGFALGAKLCRPEAEVWCLFGDGAFGYSLIEFDTFVRHKVPVLAVIGNDAGWTQISREQVPSLGSNVACGLAFSDYHKAAEGLGARGLLLSREREDRVAEVLREAQRLAQDGRPVVVNVLIGRTDFRDGSISV; this is translated from the exons ATGGAGGACCCCGCCATTCCCGCGTCCCCGGGGGCCGTCCTGGCCTGGCTGCTGGTCGTCTGCGGGGCCCTGCTGACCGGGCTGCTGGGGGCTGCGCACCGGCTGGGGCTGCTCTACCGGCTGCGGCACCAG GTGGACCGGGACAGCCCCCGGCACGGCGGGGAGAGTGTAGCGGCCGTGCTGCGAGCCCACGGTGTCCGCTTCCTGTTCACGCTGGTGGGCGGCCACGTGTCCCCGGTGCTGGTGGCCTGTGAGAAGCGTGGCCTCCGCGTGGTGGACGTGCGGCACGAGGCCACGGCCGTGTTCGCTGCCGACGCCGTGGCGCGTCTGAGCG GGACAGTGGGTGTGGCGGTGGTGACGGCGGGCCCGGGTCTCACCAACACGGTGACGGCCGTGAAGAACGCCCAGATGGCCCAGTCCCCCGTGCTGCTCCTGGGCGGGGCGGCCagcaccctgctgcag GACCGGGGGGCCCTCCAGGCCATCGACCACCTCTCCCTGTTCCGGCCGCTCTGCAAATTCTGCGTCTCCGTGCGGAGGGTCCGGGACATCGTGCCCACGCTCAGGGCCGCCATGGCCGATGCCCAGTCCGGCACCCCAG GCCCTGTGTTTGTGGAGCTGCCCATCGACGTGCTGTACCCCTACTTCATGGTCCGCAGGGAGATGGTGCCCGCCAAGCCTCCCAAGGGCCTCATGGGCCGTGCCCTCTCCTG GTACTTGGAGAACCACTTGGACGACCTGTTTGCGGGAGCCTGGGAGCCTCGGCCCGAGGGCCCCCTGCCTGTGGACATCCCCAAGGCGTCCGCCCAGCAG GTGCAGTGCTGCGTGGAGGTCCTCAGCCGGGCCAAGAAGCCTCTCCTGGTGCTGGGGAGCCAGGCcctgctgccccccaccccggccGACAAGCTCCG GGCGGCCGTGGAGACCCTGGGAGTCCCCTGCTTCCTGGGGGGCATGGCCCGGGGGCTGCTGGGCGCCAACCACCCGCTCCACATCCGGCAGAACCGCAGCGCCGCCCTGAAGAAGGCCGACGTGGTCTTGCTGGCAG ggatGGTGTGTGACTTCCGTCTGTCCTACGGCCGCGCCCTGAGCCGCAGCAGCAAGGTCCTCATCGTCAACCGGGACCGGAGGGAGATGCTGCTGAATGCAGACATGTTCTGGAAGCCCCACACGGCCGTGCAGG gagacgTGGGCTTGTTCCTGCTGGAGCTGGTGTCGCGCCTGCGGGGCCTGGCCTGGGCCCCCGACTGGGCGGAGGAGCTGCGGGAGGCCGACCGGCAGAAGGAGCAGGCCTTCCG GGAGAAGGCAGCCCAGCCCGTGTCCCGGCACCTGAACCCCGTCCGGGTGCTTCAGCTGGTGGAGGAGACGCTGCCCGCCGACTCGGTGCTGGTGGTGGACGGAGGCGACTTTGTGGGCACGGCCGCCCACCTGCTGCGGCCGCGGGGCCCCCTGCGCTGGCTGGACCCTG GGGCCTTCGGGACGCTGGGCGTCGGCGCGGGATTCGCACTGGGGGCCAAGCTGTGCCGCCCCGAGGCCGAG GTCTGGTGCCTCTTTGGGGACGGAGCCTTTGGCTACAGCCTCATCGAGTTTGATACCTTTGTCCGACACAAG GTCCCCGTGCTGGCCGTGATCGGGAACGACGCCGGCTGGACCCAGATCTCCCGAGAGCAGGTGCCCAGCCTGGGCAGCAACGTGGCGTGTGGCCTGGCCTTTAGCG ATTATCACAAGGCGGCCGAGGGCCTGGGTGCCCGGGGTCTCTTGCTGTCCCGGGAGCGAGAGGACCGGGTGGCCGAGGTGCTGCGGGAAGCCCAGCGTCTGGCTCAGGACGGCCGCCCCGTGGTGGTGAACGTCCTTATCGGGAGGACGGACTTCCGGGACGGCTCCATCTCCGTCTAG